The Sulfurimonas hydrogeniphila genome includes a window with the following:
- a CDS encoding type II secretion system protein, with amino-acid sequence MKKAFTLLELVFVIVVIGILAAVILPRVKTNPVAEAAVHLLSQIRYTQHLAIIDDKFTQSNTWYKDRWQIVLNGNRFSIVSDNNTRFAKDPQTDTDISSVVLKGVTSVTTSGGCANQSIISFDHLGRPLVGSLAATTAAYTATGNNGALLTVDCNLTLANGSDENVTITIRPETGYASIEP; translated from the coding sequence ATGAAAAAAGCATTTACATTACTGGAACTGGTATTTGTAATAGTTGTGATTGGGATATTGGCTGCTGTTATTCTCCCCAGAGTAAAGACAAACCCGGTTGCCGAAGCAGCTGTTCATTTACTTTCACAAATCAGATATACACAGCATTTGGCAATCATAGATGACAAGTTTACCCAAAGTAATACTTGGTACAAAGACCGGTGGCAAATTGTTTTGAATGGCAACAGGTTTTCCATAGTGAGTGATAATAACACAAGATTTGCAAAAGATCCGCAAACTGACACTGATATAAGTAGTGTAGTTTTAAAAGGGGTAACTTCAGTTACAACTTCTGGCGGCTGTGCCAATCAGTCTATAATCAGTTTCGATCATTTAGGCAGACCGCTTGTCGGAAGTCTTGCCGCAACAACGGCTGCATATACTGCAACGGGTAATAATGGTGCACTTTTAACCGTTGATTGTAATCTTACACTTGCAAACGGCAGTGATGAAAATGTTACTATAACTATCAGACCGGAAACAGGATATGCGAGTATTGAACCGTGA
- a CDS encoding YqhA family protein, producing MIEKIFESGLWSSRFMVLMAVIFGLIGAVALFIVASFNIYDTAKLVINTYVNHHHPEHFHELVVGGIIGAVDLYLIGVVMLLFSFGLYELFISDIDAAREDTTRENKILSIHSLDQLKDKISKVIVMVLVVGFFKKVGLASYQTPLELLYLALSITAVAVGLYFLSKVGHNH from the coding sequence ATGATTGAAAAAATCTTTGAAAGCGGACTCTGGAGTTCGCGCTTTATGGTTTTAATGGCCGTAATTTTCGGTCTGATCGGAGCTGTAGCGCTTTTTATTGTTGCAAGTTTTAACATATATGATACAGCTAAACTTGTTATCAACACCTATGTCAACCATCATCACCCGGAGCACTTTCATGAACTGGTTGTCGGTGGAATTATAGGTGCCGTGGATTTATATCTTATCGGCGTTGTTATGCTGTTGTTTTCTTTCGGATTGTATGAATTGTTTATCTCGGATATTGATGCGGCGAGAGAAGATACTACGAGAGAAAACAAAATTTTGTCTATTCACTCGCTTGATCAGCTCAAAGACAAAATATCCAAAGTAATTGTGATGGTTTTGGTTGTAGGCTTCTTTAAAAAAGTGGGACTTGCAAGCTACCAGACACCGTTAGAATTACTCTATTTGGCTTTATCTATTACTGCCGTTGCTGTCGGTTTGTATTTTTTAAGTAAAGTCGGACACAATCACTAA
- a CDS encoding sigma-54-dependent transcriptional regulator produces MKIAIVEDDINMRKSLEIAMGDYKEFRVKTFKNAKDALKVLDDSFDLVITDINMPGMDGIEFVKELGGRYEVIIMTGNATLSRAIESIHLGVKDFLLKPFDVDTLVDAIKREAVVQKVKKSAQKSKKTTNDFLGSSEALTKVLGIAQKASKTDASILLLGESGVGKEVFASYIHKNSPRAKKPFIAINMAAIPENLIESELFGFEKGAFTDATEAKAGQFELANGGTLFLDEIGEMPYGVQAKLLRAIQEKEVRRLGSAKAIKIDIRVVSATNANLNEKIKKGEFREDLYYRLNTIPLHIPPLRERKDEILEIAQKMIAHNCQKYGFDTKRLSAEAESELLSYTWPGNIRELLSVVERSVILSETSEIQKDELFLNNRK; encoded by the coding sequence GTGAAAATAGCCATAGTCGAAGATGATATCAATATGCGTAAATCTCTTGAAATTGCTATGGGCGATTACAAAGAGTTTAGAGTAAAAACATTTAAAAATGCCAAAGATGCACTTAAAGTCCTTGATGACAGTTTTGATCTGGTCATTACCGATATCAATATGCCCGGAATGGACGGCATAGAATTTGTCAAAGAACTGGGCGGCAGATACGAAGTTATTATCATGACAGGGAATGCAACACTGAGTCGGGCTATTGAATCTATCCATCTTGGTGTCAAAGATTTTTTGCTCAAACCTTTTGATGTAGACACGCTTGTCGATGCGATTAAACGCGAGGCAGTTGTCCAAAAAGTAAAAAAATCGGCGCAAAAAAGCAAAAAAACGACGAATGATTTTTTGGGCTCGTCTGAAGCACTTACAAAAGTTTTAGGCATTGCCCAAAAGGCTTCCAAAACAGATGCAAGTATTTTGCTTTTGGGAGAAAGCGGTGTCGGCAAAGAAGTTTTTGCTTCTTATATACACAAAAACTCTCCAAGAGCAAAAAAACCCTTTATTGCTATCAATATGGCGGCAATTCCTGAGAACTTGATAGAGAGTGAGCTTTTTGGCTTTGAAAAGGGGGCATTTACCGATGCGACCGAAGCTAAAGCGGGACAGTTTGAACTGGCAAACGGAGGAACACTCTTTTTGGATGAGATAGGGGAAATGCCCTATGGTGTTCAGGCAAAGCTGCTTCGGGCCATACAGGAAAAAGAGGTGCGCAGACTTGGCTCTGCAAAAGCCATTAAAATAGACATACGCGTCGTTTCGGCAACAAACGCAAATTTAAACGAGAAGATAAAAAAAGGAGAATTCAGAGAGGACCTGTATTACAGACTCAATACAATTCCTCTCCATATTCCACCTTTGAGAGAAAGAAAAGACGAAATATTGGAAATTGCACAAAAGATGATTGCACACAACTGTCAAAAGTATGGTTTTGATACAAAAAGGCTCTCTGCTGAGGCAGAAAGTGAGCTTTTATCATATACCTGGCCCGGAAATATTCGAGAGTTGCTTTCAGTAGTGGAGCGTTCTGTCATACTCAGTGAAACCAGTGAAATTCAAAAAGACGAACTTTTTTTAAATAACAGAAAATAG
- a CDS encoding radical SAM protein, with the protein MSAKNNIIFGPVNSRRFGMSLGVDLSPSAKQCNFDCLYCELAPSATVKEQTLIVSVDEIITELRKHLHDKIDVITLTANGEPTLYPHLDRLIDAINEIKEDTQTLILTNSATLVNEKVFNSLLKLDQVKLSLDAVSHEIFKKIDRPHPSIKIENVVQKVIDFSQEYRGKLFIEILFVHGLNDTKEEIQKLNEVLHKIKCQRVDIGTIDRPPAYPVTGISYKELHTIALMFDADLPIHIASRLHAEPNNSYYTKEDVLNTLDKRPLTPEDIALLFDEKSRENLNNLLTCNAVMVKKVGNLEFYVPADNLKRKRQPGNGH; encoded by the coding sequence GTGTCAGCAAAAAATAATATTATCTTCGGACCTGTCAACTCACGCCGTTTCGGTATGAGTTTGGGTGTGGATCTTTCACCATCAGCAAAACAGTGCAATTTTGACTGTCTTTACTGCGAACTGGCACCAAGCGCGACAGTGAAAGAACAGACACTTATCGTTTCAGTTGATGAAATTATTACTGAACTACGTAAACACCTTCATGATAAAATAGATGTCATAACACTGACTGCCAATGGAGAACCTACACTCTACCCTCACCTTGACAGACTTATTGATGCTATAAATGAGATAAAAGAAGATACTCAAACATTGATACTGACAAACAGTGCTACGCTTGTTAATGAAAAAGTTTTCAACTCCCTTTTAAAACTTGACCAGGTAAAACTTTCTCTTGATGCTGTAAGCCATGAAATATTTAAAAAGATAGACAGACCCCATCCTTCTATCAAGATAGAAAATGTTGTCCAAAAAGTTATAGATTTTTCTCAAGAATATCGAGGAAAACTTTTTATAGAGATTCTCTTTGTACATGGCTTGAATGATACAAAAGAGGAGATACAAAAACTAAATGAAGTTTTGCATAAAATAAAATGTCAGAGAGTAGATATCGGTACGATAGACAGACCTCCGGCCTACCCTGTGACAGGAATAAGCTACAAAGAGCTGCATACCATAGCCCTTATGTTTGATGCCGATTTACCCATCCATATAGCTTCACGGCTCCATGCAGAGCCAAACAACTCCTATTATACAAAAGAAGATGTACTCAATACTTTAGACAAGCGTCCTTTGACTCCGGAGGATATTGCTCTGCTTTTTGATGAAAAAAGCAGAGAGAACCTGAACAATTTGCTTACATGTAATGCTGTCATGGTTAAAAAGGTCGGAAATTTAGAATTTTATGTTCCCGCCGACAATCTGAAAAGAAAGCGTCAACCTGGCAACGGACACTAG
- the groES gene encoding co-chaperone GroES: MNFTPLGKRVLVKRVEEANTTSSGIIIPDNAKEKPSRGEIVAVSSEVSELKKGDEVIFGKYSGNEVTLDGDLYIVIDVDDIFGIIG, from the coding sequence ATGAATTTTACACCTTTAGGAAAAAGAGTATTGGTTAAACGTGTTGAAGAGGCTAATACTACGAGTTCAGGTATTATTATTCCTGATAATGCAAAAGAGAAGCCTTCTCGCGGGGAAATTGTAGCAGTAAGTTCAGAGGTGAGTGAGCTAAAAAAAGGTGATGAAGTTATTTTTGGTAAATACTCCGGAAATGAGGTTACACTTGATGGTGATTTATATATAGTAATAGATGTTGATGATATTTTCGGAATCATTGGTTAA
- the hemE gene encoding uroporphyrinogen decarboxylase, whose translation MGIKNKIFVDACFGKETPYTPVWMMRQAGRYLPEYMAVRAKAGDFLNLCHNPEMACEVTLQPVDIVGVDAAILFSDILVIPDEMGMDLSFVKGEGPKFSDPIKNEEDIDRLTGGEEAASKLTYVYDTIKLIKTKLAQDKALIGFTGSPWTLATYMIEGQGTKTYNVCKKMMYSNPELLHKILAKVTEVVKLYMQKQIEAGIDVVQIFDSWAAAIEPNKYDEFSWKYMVEIAEYLKEKYPHIPVIMFPKGIPAFLDKIYGNFDVFGVDWSTPMELAKEKLGDKYVLQGNMEPCRLYSKEATTEAVEEIQKTMQGKRHIFNLGHGILPDVPVENAKHFIQECHRVSKK comes from the coding sequence ATGGGAATAAAAAATAAAATATTTGTAGATGCATGTTTTGGGAAAGAGACACCATACACTCCTGTATGGATGATGAGACAGGCGGGGCGTTATCTGCCGGAGTATATGGCAGTACGTGCCAAAGCAGGAGATTTTTTAAATCTTTGTCACAATCCGGAAATGGCCTGTGAAGTCACTCTTCAGCCTGTAGATATAGTTGGTGTTGATGCGGCTATACTCTTTAGCGATATCCTTGTAATTCCTGATGAAATGGGTATGGATTTGTCATTTGTCAAAGGAGAAGGCCCGAAATTTTCTGACCCGATTAAAAACGAAGAAGATATAGACAGACTCACAGGCGGGGAAGAAGCTGCGAGCAAACTTACCTATGTGTATGACACCATCAAACTCATTAAAACAAAGCTTGCCCAAGACAAAGCACTTATTGGTTTTACAGGTTCACCGTGGACACTTGCAACATATATGATAGAAGGACAGGGAACAAAAACATACAATGTGTGCAAAAAAATGATGTATTCAAACCCTGAACTTCTGCACAAAATTCTTGCAAAAGTGACTGAGGTCGTAAAACTTTACATGCAAAAACAGATAGAAGCAGGCATAGATGTTGTACAGATTTTTGACTCATGGGCTGCTGCGATTGAGCCAAACAAATATGATGAGTTTTCCTGGAAATATATGGTAGAAATTGCCGAATATCTAAAAGAAAAATATCCCCATATTCCTGTAATTATGTTTCCCAAAGGCATTCCGGCATTTTTAGATAAAATATACGGCAATTTCGATGTTTTCGGTGTTGACTGGTCCACACCTATGGAACTGGCCAAAGAAAAACTCGGTGACAAATATGTTCTTCAGGGCAATATGGAACCATGCCGTCTGTACTCAAAAGAGGCAACGACTGAGGCGGTAGAAGAGATTCAAAAAACTATGCAGGGAAAACGCCATATATTCAACCTGGGTCACGGAATCCTTCCGGATGTTCCTGTTGAAAATGCAAAGCACTTCATACAAGAGTGCCACCGTGTCAGCAAAAAATAA
- a CDS encoding Na/Pi cotransporter family protein, with protein sequence MEHYKIWIEAFSGLGLFLFGMLYLEEQIKSSAGYAFKRFVQNATKTHFKSLLTGIFSTAVFQSSSVVTLMALSLVGAQLMSLQSSIAIILGSNIGTTVTAWIVAVIGFNMDIKLLSYAVIGIGGMGQVLSSDTSKWKNYFGVLVGFGLIFLGLEGMKESFSDSAQNFDMTAYQFSTPYWYALIGLALTAVIQSSSASIAIAQSALYTHVIGFEAAAAFVIGTNIGTTVTALLGSIGGIADKKRVALAHLLFNVSTGVISLLFLYQLISLVNFAFPHTDGVIKIAIFHTLFNILGVLIWYPFISFLTAFTQKYFHQAQDKVTKFICNVSTEVPQIAIEALKKEIEHLLKKVQEFALLAINVPPSKVLDEHMAIDKILDKYTHSFNVEFEKVYEKIRLLEGEIYRYASELSAVNNDEEYNDKLNRLIKEVNYLATAAKVIKDMLYDLDYFYNAHTKEEQQFYKNIRYQILKNIQAFNKAIQGDEDSMKEMDEIYKRIADAYRKSTLIIKDIARNHSIKSDVTTMAINDMHSVKSFSKSMYNILKLNEF encoded by the coding sequence ATGGAGCATTATAAGATTTGGATTGAAGCCTTTTCCGGTTTGGGACTTTTCCTCTTCGGAATGCTTTACCTTGAAGAACAAATCAAATCTTCCGCAGGGTATGCTTTTAAGCGATTTGTCCAAAATGCAACAAAAACACATTTTAAAAGCCTGCTTACAGGAATCTTTTCCACAGCTGTATTTCAAAGCTCTTCCGTAGTGACACTTATGGCTCTTTCTCTTGTCGGAGCCCAGCTGATGAGTTTGCAAAGCAGTATAGCCATTATACTCGGAAGCAATATAGGAACAACTGTCACCGCATGGATTGTTGCTGTTATCGGCTTTAACATGGATATAAAACTGCTCTCCTATGCTGTTATAGGAATAGGAGGCATGGGACAGGTCTTAAGTTCTGACACATCCAAATGGAAAAACTATTTTGGTGTTTTGGTTGGTTTTGGTCTTATATTTTTAGGGCTTGAGGGGATGAAAGAGAGTTTTAGTGACAGTGCCCAAAACTTTGATATGACCGCATATCAGTTTTCGACACCCTACTGGTATGCTTTAATAGGACTCGCTTTAACCGCTGTCATACAATCAAGTTCAGCTTCCATAGCCATTGCACAAAGTGCGCTTTACACACATGTAATCGGTTTTGAAGCTGCAGCTGCTTTTGTAATTGGAACAAATATAGGAACAACCGTAACAGCTTTACTTGGCAGTATTGGCGGTATTGCGGATAAAAAAAGAGTGGCACTGGCCCATTTGCTTTTCAATGTCTCAACCGGAGTTATCAGTTTACTCTTTTTATATCAATTGATTAGTTTGGTAAATTTTGCATTTCCGCATACAGACGGCGTTATAAAAATTGCAATTTTTCATACCTTGTTTAACATACTGGGCGTTCTTATCTGGTATCCTTTTATATCATTTTTAACGGCATTTACACAAAAATACTTTCACCAGGCACAGGACAAAGTTACAAAATTTATATGTAATGTATCTACAGAAGTTCCACAAATTGCTATAGAAGCACTCAAAAAAGAGATAGAGCATCTTTTGAAAAAAGTTCAGGAGTTTGCCCTGCTTGCCATCAATGTGCCTCCGTCAAAAGTTCTTGACGAGCATATGGCGATAGATAAAATTTTAGATAAATACACCCACAGTTTTAATGTAGAATTTGAAAAAGTATATGAAAAAATACGTCTTTTGGAAGGTGAAATATACCGTTATGCCTCTGAACTTTCTGCTGTCAATAATGATGAAGAGTACAATGATAAGCTAAACAGACTCATAAAAGAAGTCAATTATCTTGCCACTGCCGCTAAAGTCATAAAAGATATGCTGTATGATTTGGATTATTTTTATAATGCACATACAAAGGAAGAACAGCAGTTTTACAAAAACATACGCTATCAAATACTCAAAAATATTCAGGCTTTTAACAAAGCCATCCAGGGAGATGAAGATTCCATGAAAGAGATGGATGAAATTTACAAAAGAATTGCGGATGCTTACAGAAAAAGCACTCTCATAATAAAAGATATTGCAAGAAACCATAGTATCAAATCTGATGTGACGACTATGGCAATCAATGACATGCACTCAGTAAAGAGTTTTTCAAAGTCTATGTACAATATACTGAAATTAAACGAATTCTAA
- a CDS encoding SixA phosphatase family protein, with protein MKTLYIIRHAKSSWKNMDLDDFYRPLNKRGRHDAPMMGERLRKKKSMPDLILSSPAKRAKMTAESIAKKVHYNKKKIVYDQNIYEADVSTLEDILMDIDDKYNTVFLVGHNPGLNELAEHYAGYTENLPTCGIVSIAFTCKQWKDIDSDNAKLLFIDYPKK; from the coding sequence ATGAAAACACTTTATATAATAAGACATGCTAAATCGAGTTGGAAAAATATGGATTTGGATGATTTTTACAGGCCTTTAAACAAAAGAGGCAGGCATGATGCTCCAATGATGGGCGAAAGACTTCGCAAAAAAAAGAGTATGCCTGATCTTATTTTGTCGAGTCCTGCAAAACGAGCGAAGATGACGGCAGAGAGTATTGCAAAGAAGGTTCACTATAATAAAAAGAAAATTGTTTATGACCAAAATATTTATGAAGCTGACGTGAGTACGTTGGAAGATATACTTATGGATATTGACGACAAATACAATACCGTGTTTTTGGTAGGACATAATCCGGGGCTGAATGAATTAGCAGAGCATTATGCCGGTTATACAGAAAATTTGCCAACCTGCGGCATTGTCAGTATTGCTTTTACATGTAAACAATGGAAAGATATAGATAGTGACAATGCCAAGTTGCTATTTATTGATTATCCGAAAAAATAA
- a CDS encoding aspartate-semialdehyde dehydrogenase → MKKYNVAVVGANGAVGEEILRVLEEIDFPLKKLVPLASARSVGKQVEFNKESFDIIELTHDVFEKEGVDIALFSAGGSVSAEFAPSAVAAGAVVIDNTSHFRMDPNVPLVVPEVNPQDIAQWKETGIIANPNCSTIQMVQALKPLDEAYDLVRVDVDTYQATSGAGKSAMEELVSQMQAFFAFQLDEAEHKAFNHQIALNVIPQIDVFTDNGYTKEEMKMVNETTKIMHKEIALSATCVRVPTLRGHAESITMTFDSKIDANEAREILKKAPNIVVLDNPDEALYPMPAACIDKNETFVGRIRNDLFSNNMLHMFVVADNLRVGAATNAVRIAQKWIEMEEGS, encoded by the coding sequence ATGAAAAAATATAATGTAGCTGTTGTCGGTGCAAACGGTGCTGTCGGTGAAGAGATTTTAAGAGTATTGGAAGAGATTGATTTTCCTCTTAAAAAACTGGTACCGCTTGCAAGTGCAAGAAGCGTCGGCAAGCAGGTAGAGTTTAACAAGGAAAGCTTTGATATTATAGAACTGACACATGATGTCTTTGAAAAAGAAGGGGTGGATATTGCCCTCTTTAGTGCCGGAGGCAGTGTCAGCGCAGAATTTGCCCCTTCCGCAGTTGCAGCAGGTGCCGTTGTTATAGACAACACCTCTCACTTCAGAATGGATCCTAATGTTCCTCTTGTTGTCCCTGAGGTCAATCCTCAGGATATTGCGCAATGGAAAGAAACAGGAATCATAGCCAACCCAAACTGTTCCACTATCCAAATGGTACAGGCACTCAAACCTCTTGACGAAGCATATGATTTGGTTCGTGTTGATGTTGATACATACCAGGCAACCAGCGGTGCAGGAAAATCTGCCATGGAGGAACTTGTCAGTCAAATGCAGGCATTTTTTGCTTTTCAACTCGATGAAGCAGAGCACAAGGCATTCAACCATCAGATTGCACTCAATGTCATCCCTCAAATTGATGTATTTACAGACAACGGTTACACGAAAGAAGAGATGAAAATGGTGAACGAGACAACAAAAATCATGCACAAAGAAATTGCTCTGAGCGCTACCTGTGTTCGTGTACCTACTCTTCGCGGTCATGCAGAATCAATCACTATGACTTTTGATTCTAAAATAGATGCAAACGAAGCAAGAGAAATACTGAAAAAAGCACCCAACATAGTGGTTTTGGACAATCCTGATGAAGCACTCTATCCTATGCCTGCTGCATGCATAGACAAAAATGAAACATTTGTCGGGCGTATCAGAAATGACCTCTTTTCAAACAATATGCTGCATATGTTTGTCGTTGCAGACAATTTAAGAGTAGGCGCTGCTACAAATGCAGTAAGAATTGCCCAAAAATGGATAGAGATGGAAGAAGGATCGTAA
- a CDS encoding LPP20 family lipoprotein, whose protein sequence is MKKNIITGSVIAILALGFSACAYKQQCGTDECGHSYIDRTYRSYNTTKQCNAQKPPIVKQKVKTIQTAKKTLPTLPKNTQVLQCNKPLRISVVGQGVAPCNGACSPAQALALAKRAAIADAYRLIAEKVKGVYVEGNDYVKNMMIKKSTIRTHVAACLRNTNIVETSFKDGLCQVEMEIKLKYADIIR, encoded by the coding sequence ATGAAAAAAAATATCATTACAGGAAGTGTTATTGCTATCTTAGCATTAGGATTTTCAGCCTGTGCCTATAAACAACAGTGTGGCACTGACGAATGTGGTCATTCATATATAGATAGAACATACAGAAGTTACAACACTACTAAACAATGTAATGCACAAAAGCCGCCGATAGTGAAACAAAAAGTAAAAACTATTCAAACAGCAAAAAAAACATTACCGACACTACCTAAGAACACACAAGTTCTGCAGTGTAACAAACCGCTCAGAATCAGCGTTGTAGGGCAAGGTGTTGCACCATGCAATGGAGCATGTTCACCAGCACAAGCCTTAGCCTTAGCAAAAAGAGCTGCCATAGCAGATGCATATCGTCTTATTGCAGAAAAAGTAAAAGGTGTGTACGTAGAGGGAAATGATTATGTGAAGAATATGATGATTAAAAAATCAACAATTCGTACACATGTGGCAGCATGTTTAAGAAATACTAATATAGTAGAGACAAGCTTTAAAGATGGTCTATGTCAAGTAGAAATGGAAATAAAGCTTAAATATGCGGATATTATTCGTTAA
- the gyrA gene encoding DNA gyrase subunit A, with amino-acid sequence MSNLLNNGDIQSINIEETLQNSYLDYSMSVIVGRALPDVRDGLKPVHRRILYAMDKLNLSFGAKYKKSARIVGDVIGQYHPHGDTAVYDALVRMAQDFSMRMELVDGQGNFGSVDGDSAAAMRYTEARMTKYAGELLKDLEKNTVNMIDNYDGTTKEPDVMPTRVPNLLINGSSGIAVGMATNIPPHNPTEIMNGLKALLENPNITLPEIMEHIKAPDFPTGGIIFGKKGIMDAYETGRGRIKVRAKTHIEKKGNKDVIVIDELPYQVNKARLIENVANLVKDKMIDGVSEIRDESDRDGMRVVIELKRDTISEIVLNNLFKQTAMQTTFGIIMLSILNQEPRIFGLIDILKHFINHRKTIIIRRTIFDLEKAKARAHILEGLKKAIDIIDKVIRTIRASTNEEEAKENLVTEFDFSEIQAASIVAMRLGRLTGLEIEKIENELAELMKQIEFLESILQSEKVLHGIIGDEFDEILQTYTTKRRTDIEDDYDDIDIEDLIPNEPMVVTITHRGYIKRVPLASYEKQKRGGKGKTAVTTYEDDFIENFFTCNTHDTLLFVTDRGQLHWLKVYRIPEGSRTAKGKAVVNLLNLMADEQIQSIIPTTDFSEEKSLVFFTKNGIVKRTNLSEFSNIRSNGVRAIVLDDDDALITAKIADKSIKYLFIVTKLAQCIKFEIEKTREQGRSTRGVRGIKFKYEGDEVVDANIIASDDQEILIVAEKGIGKRTDAGEYRLTNRGGSGVIAMKMTAKTGKHIVGCLMVDEGMDMMALTKAGKMIRVDMQTISKSSRNTSGVYIVKGDEVVSISRCPKEEKSEEDEEDTSPSLDLE; translated from the coding sequence ATGAGCAACTTGTTAAACAATGGTGATATACAAAGTATAAATATAGAAGAAACTCTTCAAAACAGCTATCTTGATTACTCTATGAGTGTTATTGTCGGTCGTGCCCTGCCTGATGTAAGAGACGGGCTCAAACCTGTTCATAGAAGAATTCTTTATGCAATGGACAAACTCAATCTCTCATTTGGTGCAAAGTATAAAAAATCAGCACGTATCGTCGGTGATGTTATCGGTCAGTACCACCCTCACGGAGATACAGCTGTTTATGATGCACTCGTGCGAATGGCGCAGGATTTTTCCATGCGGATGGAACTTGTAGACGGACAGGGAAACTTCGGTTCGGTTGACGGTGACTCAGCTGCTGCAATGCGTTATACGGAAGCCCGTATGACAAAATATGCAGGTGAACTTTTAAAAGATTTGGAAAAGAACACTGTCAATATGATAGACAACTATGACGGTACAACAAAAGAGCCGGATGTAATGCCGACACGTGTGCCGAACCTTTTAATAAACGGTTCTTCAGGGATTGCGGTCGGTATGGCAACAAACATTCCTCCCCACAACCCTACTGAAATTATGAACGGACTCAAAGCACTCCTGGAAAATCCCAATATTACACTTCCTGAAATCATGGAACATATCAAAGCGCCTGATTTTCCGACAGGCGGCATTATATTTGGGAAAAAAGGGATTATGGATGCCTATGAAACAGGGCGTGGCCGTATAAAAGTACGTGCAAAAACACATATTGAGAAAAAAGGAAACAAAGACGTCATTGTCATTGATGAACTTCCTTATCAGGTAAACAAAGCCCGTCTTATTGAAAACGTTGCCAATTTGGTTAAAGACAAGATGATAGACGGGGTAAGCGAAATCAGAGATGAGTCCGACCGGGACGGTATGCGCGTTGTCATTGAGCTCAAACGTGACACAATCAGTGAAATTGTTTTAAATAATTTATTTAAACAAACTGCAATGCAGACAACCTTCGGTATCATAATGCTCTCCATTTTAAATCAGGAACCAAGAATTTTTGGTCTTATTGACATACTCAAGCATTTTATCAACCACCGAAAAACTATTATTATCCGTCGTACAATTTTTGATTTGGAAAAAGCAAAAGCGCGTGCACATATTTTGGAAGGTTTGAAAAAAGCAATAGATATTATTGATAAAGTCATTCGCACTATCCGTGCTTCCACAAATGAAGAAGAAGCAAAAGAAAACCTGGTAACAGAGTTCGATTTTTCAGAAATCCAGGCTGCAAGCATTGTTGCAATGCGTCTTGGTCGTCTTACAGGACTTGAAATTGAAAAAATAGAAAATGAATTGGCAGAACTTATGAAACAAATTGAGTTTCTTGAGTCAATTCTACAAAGTGAAAAAGTGCTGCACGGTATAATAGGTGATGAATTTGATGAAATTTTACAAACATATACCACAAAACGAAGAACTGACATCGAAGATGACTATGATGATATAGACATAGAAGACCTGATTCCCAATGAACCGATGGTTGTTACAATTACACACAGAGGATACATCAAGCGTGTACCGCTTGCAAGCTATGAAAAGCAAAAACGCGGAGGCAAAGGAAAAACTGCTGTCACAACCTATGAAGATGACTTTATAGAAAACTTCTTTACATGTAATACGCACGATACGCTCCTTTTTGTGACAGACAGAGGACAACTCCACTGGCTGAAAGTCTATCGTATACCTGAAGGAAGTCGTACAGCCAAAGGAAAAGCTGTTGTCAATTTACTTAATTTAATGGCGGATGAGCAAATTCAGTCTATTATTCCGACAACTGATTTCAGCGAAGAGAAATCTTTGGTCTTCTTTACAAAAAACGGAATTGTCAAACGAACAAATTTAAGCGAATTCAGCAATATCAGAAGCAACGGTGTCAGAGCAATTGTTCTTGATGATGATGATGCGCTCATTACAGCAAAAATTGCGGACAAAAGCATTAAATACCTCTTTATTGTGACAAAACTTGCACAGTGCATCAAATTTGAAATTGAAAAAACCCGGGAACAAGGACGAAGTACACGTGGAGTAAGAGGGATTAAGTTCAAGTACGAAGGTGATGAAGTCGTCGATGCAAACATTATAGCAAGTGATGATCAGGAGATTTTGATTGTCGCTGAAAAAGGGATAGGAAAACGTACGGATGCAGGAGAATACAGACTGACAAACCGTGGCGGTTCCGGTGTCATTGCCATGAAAATGACTGCAAAAACAGGCAAACATATTGTCGGCTGCCTAATGGTAGATGAGGGCATGGATATGATGGCGCTCACAAAAGCCGGTAAAATGATACGTGTTGATATGCAGACGATCTCCAAATCAAGCAGAAACACTTCCGGGGTCTATATAGTAAAAGGGGATGAAGTTGTCAGTATTTCACGCTGTCCGAAAGAAGAAAAAAGCGAAGAGGATGAGGAAGACACATCCCCTTCTTTAGACTTGGAATAG